The Cucurbita pepo subsp. pepo cultivar mu-cu-16 chromosome LG08, ASM280686v2, whole genome shotgun sequence genome contains a region encoding:
- the LOC111800615 gene encoding transcription initiation factor TFIID subunit 8-like isoform X2, which yields MSDGARNNMKSKEQQSSDSRKCRGNEFGREVSRIAVAQICNSAGFHRFKESALDALVDIAIKYLRHLGKIAALYANLAGRIECNVFDIIRGLEELESSQGFQEAWEPIQCLANSGNRKAIPSFLQIGETPPGKHIADWLPAFPDAHTYDPSTLWRRSPSEPCAEKMEMARQRRKAEKSVSGLQKRLVSCGSARNGNGEIELSGGESNPFLGTCLQEMEDGTAMDGISHLSVPEVVAPAIEAINGCGLAKNEDDKARILPIERPPVRFKLETSKTFLRGSRNLNAKMAGNRESVFWVRRDDERDEKKRRVEYIPRHSQENSHEELNQS from the exons ATGAGCGATGGGGCTAGGAATAACATGAAGTCGAAAGAACAACAAAGCTCTGATTCGAGAAAATGCAGAGGCAATGAGTTTGGACGAGAGGTGTCGAGAATTGCTGTGGCTCAGATATGTAATAGTGCAGGGTTTCATAGATTCAAGGAGTCAGCTCTAGACGCATTGGTCGACATTGCCATCAAGTACCTTCGCCATTTGGGCAAGATAGCAGCACTCTATGCTAATTTGGCTGGTAGAATTGAGTGCAATGTTTTTGATATAATTAGAGGGCTTGAAGAGTTGGAATCATCACAGGGGTTTCAGGAGGCTTGGGAACCAATTCAATGTCTTGCTAATTCAGG AAACAGGAAGGCAATTCCAAGTTTTCTTCAGATTGGTGAAACCCCACCTGGCAAACACATTGCCGATTGGTTACCAGCTTTCCCTGATGCTCATACTTACGATCCTTCAACTTTGTGGAGGAGGAGCCCGAGTGAGCCATGTGCCGAGAAGATGGAGATGGCGAGGCAACGAAGGAAGGCAGAGAAATCCGTGTCGGGTTTGCAGAAGAGATTGGTTTCCTGTGGTTCAGCAAGAAATGGCAATGGGGAGATTGAGTTATCAGGAGGTGAGAGTAATCCATTCCTTGGGACATGTTTGCAAGAGATGGAAGATGGGACTGCCATGGATGGGATAAGCCATTTGTCTGTGCCAGAGGTGGTTGCTCCTGCCATTGAAGCGATTAATGGTTGTGGATTAGCTAAGAATGAGGACGACAAGGCAAGGATTCTTCCTATTGAGAGGCCTCCTGTTCGTTTCAAGTTAGAAACTAGCAAAACCTTTCTTAGAGGATCTAGGAACTTGAATGCTAAAATGGCAGGAAATAGGGAATCAGTGTTCTGGGTAAGACGAGATGATGAAAGAgatgaaaagaagaggagagTTGAATACATTCCCAGACATTCTCAAGAAAACTCTCATGAGGAGCTCAACCAGTCATGA
- the LOC111800615 gene encoding transcription initiation factor TFIID subunit 8-like isoform X1 — translation MSDGARNNMKSKEQQSSDSRKCRGNEFGREVSRIAVAQICNSAGFHRFKESALDALVDIAIKYLRHLGKIAALYANLAGRIECNVFDIIRGLEELESSQGFQEAWEPIQCLANSGSVKNIVRYVNSVEEIPFAHPLPCFPVIRNRKAIPSFLQIGETPPGKHIADWLPAFPDAHTYDPSTLWRRSPSEPCAEKMEMARQRRKAEKSVSGLQKRLVSCGSARNGNGEIELSGGESNPFLGTCLQEMEDGTAMDGISHLSVPEVVAPAIEAINGCGLAKNEDDKARILPIERPPVRFKLETSKTFLRGSRNLNAKMAGNRESVFWVRRDDERDEKKRRVEYIPRHSQENSHEELNQS, via the coding sequence ATGAGCGATGGGGCTAGGAATAACATGAAGTCGAAAGAACAACAAAGCTCTGATTCGAGAAAATGCAGAGGCAATGAGTTTGGACGAGAGGTGTCGAGAATTGCTGTGGCTCAGATATGTAATAGTGCAGGGTTTCATAGATTCAAGGAGTCAGCTCTAGACGCATTGGTCGACATTGCCATCAAGTACCTTCGCCATTTGGGCAAGATAGCAGCACTCTATGCTAATTTGGCTGGTAGAATTGAGTGCAATGTTTTTGATATAATTAGAGGGCTTGAAGAGTTGGAATCATCACAGGGGTTTCAGGAGGCTTGGGAACCAATTCAATGTCTTGCTAATTCAGGGTCAGTGAAGAACATTGTTCGGTACGTGAATTCAGTTGAAGAGATCCCTTTTGCTCACCCATTACCATGTTTCCCTGTGATCAGAAACAGGAAGGCAATTCCAAGTTTTCTTCAGATTGGTGAAACCCCACCTGGCAAACACATTGCCGATTGGTTACCAGCTTTCCCTGATGCTCATACTTACGATCCTTCAACTTTGTGGAGGAGGAGCCCGAGTGAGCCATGTGCCGAGAAGATGGAGATGGCGAGGCAACGAAGGAAGGCAGAGAAATCCGTGTCGGGTTTGCAGAAGAGATTGGTTTCCTGTGGTTCAGCAAGAAATGGCAATGGGGAGATTGAGTTATCAGGAGGTGAGAGTAATCCATTCCTTGGGACATGTTTGCAAGAGATGGAAGATGGGACTGCCATGGATGGGATAAGCCATTTGTCTGTGCCAGAGGTGGTTGCTCCTGCCATTGAAGCGATTAATGGTTGTGGATTAGCTAAGAATGAGGACGACAAGGCAAGGATTCTTCCTATTGAGAGGCCTCCTGTTCGTTTCAAGTTAGAAACTAGCAAAACCTTTCTTAGAGGATCTAGGAACTTGAATGCTAAAATGGCAGGAAATAGGGAATCAGTGTTCTGGGTAAGACGAGATGATGAAAGAgatgaaaagaagaggagagTTGAATACATTCCCAGACATTCTCAAGAAAACTCTCATGAGGAGCTCAACCAGTCATGA